A genomic segment from Piliocolobus tephrosceles isolate RC106 chromosome X, ASM277652v3, whole genome shotgun sequence encodes:
- the LOC111540518 gene encoding kelch repeat and BTB domain-containing protein 6: protein MQSREDAPRSRRLASPRGGKRPKKIHKPTVSAFFTGPEELKDTAHSAALLAQLKSFYDARQLCDVTIEVVTPGSGPGTGRLFPCNRNVLAAACPYFKSMFTGGMYESQQTSVTMHDVDAESFEVLVDYCYTGRVSLSEANVERLYAASDMLQLEYVREACASFLARRLDLTNCTAILKFADAFGHRKLRSQAQSYIAQNFKQLSHMGSIREETLADLTLAQLLAVLRLDSLDVESEQTVCHVAVQWLEAAPKERGPSAAEVFKCVRWMHFTEEDQDYLEGLLTKPIVKKYCLDVIEGALQMRYGDLLYKSLVPVPNSSSSSSSSNSLVSAAENPPQRLGMCAKEMVIFFGHPRDPFLCCDPYSGDLYKVPSPLTCLAHTRTVTTLAVCISPDHDIYLAAQPRTDLWVYKPAQNSWQQLADRLLCREGMDVAYLNGYIYILGGRDPITGVKLKEVECYNVKRNQWALVAPLPHSFLSFDLMVIRDYLYALNSKRMFCYDPSHNMWLKCVSLKRNDFQEACVFNEEIYCICDIPVMKVYNPVRAEWRQMNNIPLVSETNNYRIIKHGQKLLLITSRTPQWKKNRVTVYEYDIRGDQWINIGTTLGLLQFDSNFFCLSARVYPSCLEPGQSFLTEEEEIPSESSTEWDLGGFSEPDSESGSSSSLSDDDFWVRVAPQ from the coding sequence ATGCAGTCCCGGGAAGACGCCCCGCGCTCTCGCCGCCTCGCCAGCCCCCGTGGTGGGAAGCGGCCCAAGAAGATTCACAAACCCACAGTTTCGGCCTTTTTCACGGGTCCAGAGGAATTAAAGGACACGGCCCATTCTGCAGCCCTACTGGCACAGCTCAAGTCCTTCTACGATGCGCGGCAGCTGTGTGATGTGACCATCGAGGTGGTGACGCCTGGCAGCGGGCCTGGCACGGGTCGCCTCTTCCCCTGCAACCGCAATGTGCTGGCCGCCGCGTGTCCCTACTTCAAGAGCATGTTCACAGGTGGCATGTACGAGAGCCAGCAGACCAGCGTGACCATGCACGATGTGGACGCCGAGTCCTTCGAGGTGTTGGTCGACTACTGCTACACGGGTCGTGTGTCTCTCAGTGAGGCCAACGTCGAGCGCCTGTACGCGGCCTCCGACATGCTACAGCTGGAGTATGTGCGGGAAGCCTGTGCCTCCTTCTTAGCCCGACGTCTTGACCTGACCAACTGCACGGCCATCCTCAAGTTTGCAGACGCCTTTGGGCATCGCAAGCTGCGATCCCAGGCCCAGTCCTATATAGCTCAGAACTTCAAGCAGCTCAGCCACATGGGTTCAATTCGGGAGGAGACTCTAGCAGATCTGACCCTGGCCCAACTGCTGGCTGTCCTACGCTTGGATAGTCTGGACGTGGAGAGTGAGCAGACAGTGTGCCACGtggcagtgcagtggctggaggCTGCTCCCAAAGAGCGGGGTCCCAGTGCTGCAGAAGTCTTCAAGTGCGTGCGCTGGATGCACTTCACTGAAGAAGATCAGGACTACTTAGAAGGGCTGCTGACCAAGCCCATCGTGAAGAAGTACTGCCTGGACGTTATTGAAGGGGCCCTGCAGATGCGCTATGGTGACCTGTTGTACAAGTCTCTGGTGCCAGTgccaaacagcagcagcagcagtagcagcagcaactCTCTTGTATCTGCAGCAGAAAATCCACCCCAGAGACTGGGTATGTGTGCCAAGGAGATGGTGATCTTCTTTGGACACCCCAGAGATCCCTTTCTCTGCTGTGATCCATACTCGGGGGACCTTTACAAAGTGCCGTCACCTTTGACCTGTCTGGCTCACACTAGGACTGTCACCACCTTAGCTGTCTGTATCTCTCCTGACCATGACATCTATCTAGCTGCCCAGCCCAGGACAGACCTCTGGGTGTATAAACCAGCTCAGAATAGTTGGCAGCAACTTGCAGATCGCTTGCTGTGTCGTGAGGGCATGGATGTGGCATATCTCAATGGCTACATCTACATTTTGGGGGGGCGAGACCCTATTACTGGAGTTAAATTGAAGGAAGTGGAATGCTACAATGTTAAGAGAAACCAGTGGGCATTGGTGGCTCCACTGCcccattcttttttatcctttgacCTAATGGTAATTCGGGACTATCTCTATGCTCTCAACAGTAAGCGCATGTTCTGTTATGATCCTAGCCATAATATGTGGTTGAAGTGCGTTTCTCTGAAGCGCAATGACTTTCAGGAAGCGTGCGTCTTCAATGAGGAGATCTATTGTATCTGTGACATCCCAGTCATGAAGGTCTACAACCCAGTTAGGGCAGAATGGAGGCAaatgaataatattcccttgGTGTCAGAGACCAACAACTACCGGATTATCAAGCATGGCCAAAAATTGTTGCTCATCACCTCTCGCACCCCACAATGGAAAAAGAACCGGGTGACTGTGTATGAATATGATATTAGGGGAGACCAATGGATTAATATAGGTACCACATTAGGCCTCTTGCAGTTTGATTCTAACTTTTTTTGCCTCTCTGCTCGTGTTTATCCTTCCTGCCTTGAACCTGGTCAGAGTTTTCTcactgaagaagaagaaataccaAGTGAGTCTAGCACTGAATGGGACTTAGGTGGATTCAGTGAGCCAGACTCCGAGTCAGGAAGTTCAAGTTCTCTTTCTGACGATGATTTTTGGGTGCGTGTAGCGCCTCAGTGA